A single Streptomyces mirabilis DNA region contains:
- a CDS encoding tyrosine-type recombinase/integrase has protein sequence MKSLDVKVWAVRKRDTKTPSYGVRWSVAGNVFSDSFRTKALADHYRAKLMRAMRDGEEFDKESGLPDSMEQKKSAVSWYDFALRYLAMKWPHAAPNTRDGINESLTSVTVELLAERAGRPSDQAIRKALRNWAFVLPGPDDREVPDDVRNVLHWVSKASRPLADLAEPATARAVLDSLKLKLDGTAAAAETVRRKRRTLVNAANYAVDLGDLRENPITAVRWQKLKVSNQVDPRVVANPEQARNLLAAVSYVGGHRRARGRRLVGLFAAMYFGGLRPAEAVGLVETDLTLPELGWGSALLHRTRPSVGKQWTDSGEAHDDRGLKNRPAEDVRRVPIPPHLVVVLREHLATFGTADDGRLFFSEKGSVVPSSTYYRVWQEARLLALPPAVAASPLASRPYDLRHSALSTWLNAGVDPTEVAERAGNSVEVLLGRYANCLDGRQEVANRRIEDLLREYE, from the coding sequence GTGAAGTCTCTCGACGTGAAGGTCTGGGCTGTGCGCAAGCGCGATACCAAAACGCCCTCATACGGCGTCCGCTGGTCCGTGGCGGGCAACGTCTTCTCCGACTCCTTCCGCACCAAGGCGCTTGCCGACCACTATCGCGCGAAGCTCATGCGCGCGATGCGCGATGGTGAGGAGTTCGACAAGGAGTCCGGCCTCCCGGACTCGATGGAACAGAAGAAGTCGGCCGTGTCGTGGTACGACTTCGCCCTCAGATACCTCGCGATGAAGTGGCCCCACGCCGCTCCCAATACGCGGGACGGCATCAACGAATCACTAACCAGCGTGACTGTGGAGCTCCTCGCCGAGCGGGCTGGACGACCGTCCGACCAGGCCATCCGTAAAGCGCTCCGCAACTGGGCATTCGTGTTGCCGGGGCCCGATGACCGAGAGGTCCCGGACGATGTACGGAACGTCCTTCACTGGGTCTCCAAGGCATCGCGGCCACTCGCCGATCTCGCTGAGCCCGCCACGGCCCGTGCAGTGCTGGACTCGCTGAAACTCAAGCTCGACGGCACGGCCGCAGCCGCTGAAACCGTGCGGCGTAAGCGGCGGACGCTTGTCAACGCTGCCAACTATGCAGTCGACCTGGGGGACCTGCGCGAGAACCCCATCACGGCTGTCCGCTGGCAGAAACTGAAGGTGTCCAACCAGGTCGACCCCCGCGTTGTCGCCAACCCGGAGCAGGCCCGGAATCTCCTGGCGGCCGTCTCCTACGTGGGTGGCCACCGGCGTGCTCGTGGTCGGCGCCTCGTGGGTCTGTTCGCTGCCATGTACTTCGGCGGTCTCCGGCCGGCTGAAGCGGTGGGCCTTGTCGAGACTGATCTGACCCTCCCTGAACTGGGCTGGGGATCGGCTCTACTCCACCGAACGCGCCCGTCGGTCGGCAAGCAGTGGACCGACTCAGGGGAGGCTCACGACGACCGGGGCCTCAAGAACCGCCCTGCTGAGGACGTCAGGCGGGTGCCTATCCCGCCCCACCTCGTCGTCGTGCTTCGCGAACATCTGGCCACCTTCGGCACGGCAGACGACGGGCGGCTCTTCTTCAGCGAGAAGGGCTCGGTCGTCCCGTCCTCGACCTACTACCGCGTGTGGCAGGAGGCTCGGCTTCTCGCCCTACCACCGGCCGTAGCGGCGTCACCCCTTGCGAGTCGCCCGTACGACCTTCGACACTCGGCCCTGTCGACCTGGCTCAACGCTGGTGTTGATCCCACTGAGGTAGCCGAGCGCGCCGGCAACAGCGTCGAAGTGCTGTTGGGCCGCTATGCGAATTGCCTCGACGGGCGCCAAGAAGTCGCCAACCGCCGCATCGAGGACTTGCTCCGCGAGTACGAGTGA
- a CDS encoding helix-turn-helix transcriptional regulator, which produces MTVRQVLDELGGVSRRTFYRWRELGYGPAAFKLPNGELRVWRSDFTTWLRQLETAA; this is translated from the coding sequence ATGACCGTTCGCCAAGTCTTGGATGAGCTGGGCGGCGTCTCTCGCCGGACGTTCTACCGCTGGCGTGAGTTGGGATACGGGCCGGCCGCGTTCAAGCTGCCCAACGGGGAGCTCCGAGTGTGGCGGAGTGACTTCACCACGTGGCTGCGACAGCTGGAGACCGCAGCGTGA
- a CDS encoding replication initiator — MPGILRQLSGLGGCTTPIRLDGHRTEYDVDTRTGEIGHVLHRLDSAALPAGHLLVRCNNRRITRCAACAEVYRRDTFHLITSGLRGGKGVPERVAAHPRVFATFTAPSFGPVHNRPSGPAGSVRRCRCGVRHDQDDAELGTPLNPDTYDYEAAVLWNAHAGPLWRRFSTYLRREVAKRAGLSQRAFREHARVSFAKVAEYQKRGAVHFHAVIRIDGPEGGDTPPPAWATAELLTDAIRAAAAHVRVDGLVIDGRAHTFTFGRQLDVRTIRSADFEGGQELTERAVASYIAKYATKGAETATGALDRPLKFLAELAQLDITDHARRMIRTAWTLGARKELEDLRLRSWAHMLGFRGHFSTKSRRYSTTLGALRTARAEWRRAQAVAATEGETEMTTLVLAHWVFAGTGLSSAEAWLAASLEPAPGTEGEPTWTRVATS; from the coding sequence CTGCCCGGTATCCTCCGCCAGCTCTCCGGACTCGGCGGCTGCACGACCCCGATCCGCCTCGACGGCCACCGCACCGAATACGACGTCGACACCCGCACCGGCGAGATCGGCCACGTCCTCCACCGCCTCGACTCCGCCGCCCTCCCGGCCGGTCATCTCCTGGTCCGCTGCAACAACCGCCGCATAACCCGCTGTGCGGCCTGCGCCGAGGTCTACCGCCGCGACACCTTCCACCTGATCACCTCCGGCCTGCGCGGCGGCAAAGGCGTCCCGGAACGCGTCGCCGCCCACCCCCGCGTCTTCGCCACCTTCACCGCACCCAGCTTCGGGCCCGTCCACAACCGCCCCTCCGGTCCTGCCGGTTCAGTCCGTCGTTGTCGATGCGGTGTCCGCCACGACCAGGACGACGCCGAGCTCGGCACCCCGCTCAACCCGGACACCTACGACTACGAAGCCGCCGTCCTCTGGAACGCCCACGCCGGTCCGCTTTGGCGGCGCTTCTCCACCTACCTGCGCCGGGAAGTCGCCAAGCGGGCCGGACTCTCACAGCGCGCGTTCCGCGAGCACGCCCGGGTGTCCTTTGCCAAGGTCGCCGAGTACCAGAAGCGCGGCGCCGTCCACTTCCACGCCGTCATCCGCATCGACGGCCCCGAGGGCGGCGACACCCCGCCTCCGGCCTGGGCTACCGCCGAGCTGCTCACCGATGCCATACGCGCCGCCGCTGCCCACGTCCGCGTGGATGGTCTGGTCATCGACGGACGCGCCCACACCTTCACCTTCGGCCGCCAACTCGACGTCCGCACCATCCGGTCCGCCGACTTCGAGGGCGGCCAAGAACTCACCGAACGGGCCGTTGCCTCGTACATCGCCAAGTACGCCACCAAAGGCGCCGAGACCGCCACGGGAGCTCTCGACCGCCCCCTCAAGTTCCTCGCCGAACTCGCCCAACTCGACATCACCGACCACGCCCGCCGGATGATCCGCACCGCTTGGACCCTCGGCGCCCGCAAGGAGTTAGAAGACCTCCGGCTCCGGTCCTGGGCCCACATGCTCGGCTTCCGCGGCCACTTCTCCACCAAGTCCCGCCGCTACTCCACCACCCTCGGCGCCCTCCGCACGGCCCGCGCCGAATGGCGCCGCGCTCAAGCCGTAGCAGCCACCGAGGGCGAGACCGAAATGACGACCCTCGTCCTCGCGCACTGGGTGTTCGCCGGTACCGGCCTCAGCAGTGCCGAAGCCTGGCTTGCCGCATCCCTCGAACCCGCCCCCGGAACAGAAGGAGAACCGACGTGGACCCGCGTCGCGACGAGCTGA
- a CDS encoding SpdD protein yields the protein MFLPKYPDNPTPPPAHTHTPADPAPVRRALPQISISPGAVAAVLVGGVVLTALLAAVAVTAISVAIAAVVLRSMLRDHHRR from the coding sequence GTGTTCCTGCCCAAGTACCCCGACAACCCGACACCGCCGCCCGCACACACCCACACCCCGGCCGATCCGGCACCCGTGCGACGCGCGCTCCCGCAGATCTCCATCAGCCCCGGAGCGGTCGCGGCCGTCCTCGTCGGCGGAGTCGTCCTGACCGCGCTCCTGGCCGCCGTCGCCGTCACGGCCATATCCGTCGCCATCGCCGCCGTGGTCCTGCGCTCGATGCTCCGCGACCACCACCGGCGCTGA
- a CDS encoding mobile element transfer protein: MSPDRRFRDVTRIGPVQVGTSYDNRGREKHTAACTAPRCGFSADYDSRAAAELAARTHRCPVR, translated from the coding sequence ATGTCCCCTGACCGGCGCTTCCGTGACGTCACCCGCATCGGCCCCGTCCAGGTCGGCACGTCCTACGACAACCGGGGCCGTGAGAAGCACACCGCCGCCTGCACCGCCCCGCGCTGCGGCTTCTCCGCCGACTACGACAGCCGCGCCGCCGCCGAACTCGCCGCCCGTACCCACCGCTGCCCCGTCCGCTGA
- a CDS encoding DUF2637 domain-containing protein, with the protein MRAQLARIDAVLVQALIAAALSFAHLHDVASAAGQDGWKAWAYPISVDLLLVAAWRRLRTGDAKAAGWCWFVIALTASLGANVATAGLLDLDQVPAWLRILVAGWPAVAFLGGTLLAHSAPAPHEDTEEQDDQGDAPDPAPELPAQPAPGPTPAPPAVAVPAALVEHARKVAAEHRTRTGTAIDTPTLRARLGVPAPMAEAIAAHL; encoded by the coding sequence ATGCGCGCCCAACTGGCCCGTATCGACGCGGTACTCGTCCAAGCGCTCATCGCCGCAGCACTGTCCTTCGCCCACCTCCATGACGTCGCCTCGGCGGCCGGTCAGGACGGATGGAAGGCATGGGCGTATCCCATCTCCGTCGACCTGCTGCTCGTCGCCGCCTGGCGCCGACTGCGGACCGGCGACGCGAAAGCGGCTGGGTGGTGCTGGTTCGTCATCGCGCTCACCGCGTCCCTCGGGGCGAACGTTGCCACCGCCGGACTCCTCGACCTGGACCAGGTGCCGGCATGGCTGCGCATCCTCGTCGCGGGCTGGCCCGCGGTCGCCTTCCTCGGTGGAACACTCCTCGCCCACTCGGCCCCAGCCCCACACGAGGACACCGAGGAGCAGGACGACCAGGGGGACGCGCCCGATCCCGCCCCGGAGCTCCCTGCACAACCGGCTCCCGGGCCGACCCCGGCTCCGCCTGCCGTAGCCGTCCCGGCCGCCCTGGTCGAACACGCCCGCAAGGTCGCCGCCGAGCACCGCACCCGTACCGGAACGGCCATCGACACCCCGACCCTCCGTGCCCGGCTCGGCGTCCCCGCCCCCATGGCCGAAGCCATCGCCGCCCACCTCTGA
- a CDS encoding FtsK/SpoIIIE domain-containing protein produces the protein MTDLATLLEVGGPVAALGGGAAYTRAKHPGVYWSTVGLPISTARLLSSYSSVMEACGLTVAPSRLRVLAVKATTRREIRPVPPHRGIIRPTSTGLRLRLRLAPGQEPADVAASAERLRHAWGVHAVYVTTVKPGVVELRLVGFDVLRRVRMPRKVDGGFLKVPVALREDATPFVRDYRTVPHQLTLGATLSGKSMYLRHLVAGIAPQPVALVGIDCKRGVELAPFAARLSALATDPEQAAELLPVLVKEMEDRYDLIKARQGIAPDAPDEEITSDIWGLPEHERPVPIVLFVDEVAELFLVATRKDEDRRDEMVTQLIRLAQLGRAAGIYLEVCGQRFGAELGKGATMLRAQLTGRVCHRVNDEASAKMALGDIAPEAVSAACAIAAERPGLAVAGDTSGGWSRIRTPYLSLGDAAEICRESAHLVPDLPALKRFRPDVPVRPVETATAPVLQPRPVTD, from the coding sequence ATGACCGATCTGGCAACGCTTCTGGAGGTGGGTGGTCCTGTCGCCGCGCTCGGCGGCGGGGCTGCCTACACCCGGGCCAAGCACCCCGGCGTCTACTGGTCCACGGTCGGCCTCCCGATATCCACGGCCCGGCTGCTCAGCTCCTACAGCTCCGTCATGGAGGCCTGCGGCCTGACCGTGGCTCCCTCCCGGCTGCGGGTCCTGGCGGTCAAAGCCACCACCCGACGGGAGATACGCCCCGTACCGCCGCATCGGGGCATCATCCGGCCCACTTCGACCGGGTTACGGCTTCGACTGCGGCTCGCCCCCGGGCAGGAACCCGCCGACGTCGCCGCCTCGGCCGAACGGCTGCGGCACGCCTGGGGCGTTCACGCCGTGTACGTCACGACCGTCAAGCCCGGTGTGGTCGAACTGCGGCTCGTCGGCTTCGACGTGCTGCGGCGGGTACGGATGCCGCGCAAGGTCGATGGCGGGTTCCTCAAGGTGCCTGTGGCGCTGCGGGAGGACGCGACTCCCTTCGTACGGGACTACCGGACCGTGCCTCATCAACTGACCCTCGGGGCAACGCTGTCGGGCAAGTCCATGTACCTGCGGCATCTCGTCGCCGGAATCGCCCCGCAACCCGTCGCCCTGGTCGGCATCGACTGCAAGCGCGGTGTGGAGCTGGCGCCGTTCGCCGCCCGGCTCTCGGCACTGGCCACCGACCCCGAGCAAGCCGCCGAGCTGCTGCCGGTACTCGTCAAGGAAATGGAGGACCGATACGACCTGATCAAGGCCCGGCAGGGGATCGCGCCGGACGCCCCCGACGAGGAGATCACCTCCGACATCTGGGGACTGCCCGAGCACGAACGCCCCGTCCCCATCGTCCTGTTCGTCGACGAAGTGGCCGAACTCTTCCTCGTCGCCACCCGCAAGGACGAGGACCGGCGCGACGAAATGGTCACCCAGCTCATCCGTCTCGCCCAGCTCGGCCGCGCCGCCGGTATCTATCTGGAGGTCTGCGGGCAGAGATTCGGCGCCGAACTGGGCAAGGGTGCGACCATGCTTCGGGCCCAGTTGACCGGCCGTGTCTGCCACCGCGTCAACGACGAAGCCTCTGCCAAGATGGCACTCGGCGACATCGCCCCCGAGGCCGTCTCCGCCGCGTGCGCCATCGCCGCCGAACGGCCCGGCCTGGCCGTGGCCGGTGACACCTCCGGCGGCTGGTCCCGCATCCGCACCCCGTACCTCTCCCTCGGCGACGCCGCCGAGATCTGCCGCGAGTCGGCCCACCTGGTGCCCGACCTGCCCGCACTCAAGCGCTTCCGGCCCGACGTGCCCGTACGACCCGTCGAGACGGCGACGGCCCCGGTACTCCAGCCGCGCCCCGTCACCGACTGA
- a CDS encoding GntR family transcriptional regulator: MTSLPSLLGDLDPTSDRAVFRQIADQLREAIDRGRFKEGEKLPSEAELVEHYGVSRMTVRNSFSILQGEGLVAAEHGKGVFVRPRPPVRRLASDLFARRHREQGKSAFIVEADAAGSHPQVDSLEVKEEKASQDISTRLGSVRRVLARRRRYLLDGRPVEFATSYLPLDIARGTQIAEPNPGPGGIYARLEELGHHLDHFEEEIRARMPAPSEVKTLRLAAGVPVIHLIRTAYDTEGRAVEVCDTVMAADAYVLSYQLPAT, translated from the coding sequence GTGACCTCACTTCCGTCCCTGCTCGGCGATCTGGACCCCACGAGCGATCGTGCGGTGTTCCGGCAGATCGCTGACCAGCTGCGCGAGGCCATCGACCGTGGGCGATTCAAGGAGGGCGAAAAGCTTCCCTCGGAAGCCGAGCTCGTCGAGCACTATGGCGTATCCCGGATGACCGTCCGCAACTCCTTCTCCATCCTCCAGGGCGAGGGCCTGGTCGCCGCCGAACACGGGAAGGGCGTCTTCGTCCGGCCGCGTCCGCCCGTCCGTCGGCTGGCCTCCGACCTGTTCGCCCGGCGCCACCGCGAACAAGGGAAGTCCGCCTTCATCGTCGAGGCGGACGCCGCGGGCAGTCACCCCCAGGTCGACAGTCTTGAGGTCAAGGAGGAGAAGGCCAGTCAGGACATCTCCACCCGGCTCGGGTCCGTACGGCGCGTGCTCGCCCGCCGGCGCCGGTACCTACTCGACGGCCGACCGGTCGAGTTCGCCACCTCGTACCTCCCCCTCGACATCGCGCGCGGCACTCAGATCGCCGAACCCAATCCCGGACCCGGCGGCATCTACGCCCGTCTTGAGGAGCTGGGACACCACCTCGACCATTTCGAGGAGGAGATCCGCGCCCGGATGCCCGCGCCGTCTGAGGTCAAGACACTCCGGCTGGCTGCCGGTGTGCCGGTGATCCACCTGATCCGCACCGCGTACGACACGGAGGGGCGGGCCGTCGAGGTCTGTGACACGGTCATGGCAGCGGACGCGTACGTCCTCTCCTACCAGCTCCCGGCGACCTGA
- a CDS encoding NUDIX hydrolase, with translation MSVAGVIVDDQGRALLIQRRDNGQWEPPGGVVEREETLPEALQREVLEETGIKIALPAALTGVYKNMTGLIVSLVFRCEAADGSPTTGDETRALRWVTREEVTDLADEAYAIRVLDALDAASPPAIRAHDGVKLV, from the coding sequence GTGAGCGTTGCCGGAGTCATCGTCGACGACCAGGGCCGGGCCCTCTTGATCCAGCGGCGCGACAACGGCCAGTGGGAACCTCCGGGCGGCGTTGTCGAGCGGGAGGAAACCCTCCCCGAGGCACTCCAGCGCGAAGTCCTGGAAGAAACCGGCATCAAGATCGCGCTTCCCGCGGCCCTCACCGGCGTCTACAAGAACATGACGGGCCTGATCGTCTCTCTGGTCTTCCGCTGTGAAGCCGCTGACGGCTCGCCCACCACCGGGGACGAGACCCGCGCACTGCGTTGGGTCACCCGCGAAGAAGTCACCGACCTCGCCGACGAGGCATACGCGATCCGCGTCCTGGACGCGCTCGACGCGGCATCCCCGCCGGCCATCCGCGCCCACGACGGCGTGAAACTCGTCTAG
- a CDS encoding ATP-binding protein has product MHEYTSTARVWGLTCPGFPEEVSRARRWTRDILSGSPLAEDAELIVSELSANAILHTASGQQSGSFHLALAVSSQVVALSVTDDGGTGTAPKAEHADQDATHGRGLGMVSLIAHRVVIHDSQAGHTVTAELFTSAQPGGHRC; this is encoded by the coding sequence ATGCACGAGTATACGAGCACTGCGCGGGTCTGGGGCCTCACTTGCCCAGGTTTCCCAGAAGAGGTCAGCAGGGCCCGCCGCTGGACGCGGGACATCCTGAGCGGCTCGCCGTTGGCCGAGGACGCCGAGTTGATCGTGAGCGAGCTGAGCGCGAACGCGATCCTCCACACCGCCAGCGGACAGCAGTCGGGCAGCTTCCATCTGGCTCTCGCGGTTTCTTCCCAAGTGGTTGCTCTGTCGGTCACAGACGACGGCGGCACCGGAACGGCTCCGAAGGCCGAGCACGCCGACCAGGACGCCACACACGGGCGGGGCCTGGGCATGGTCAGCTTGATTGCCCACCGGGTCGTGATCCACGACAGCCAGGCCGGCCACACGGTCACCGCGGAACTCTTCACGAGCGCCCAGCCGGGAGGTCACCGGTGCTGA
- a CDS encoding tetratricopeptide repeat protein gives MGNRESSNNQSDVPSPLRGIPKDRKNTAPGTRARFEYQDECVALFILDHLSDDLEGVLIEHSTDVITLPTSGLPELVSIKHREANRSGDSSWSWSALRKDSVLKDLYDAWCAAGRTCTVAFWSNAGFSGTGHEIWRVCTGEASPDGTLIAKLASALGAIASDSEEFLRHLNLPATPLPRRNEISDVGIRRTASYLETNGRNTKFAENSYKALVRAIGETGTELPQSRSGTFRSMSPTIRDDIINRPDVEGYLSADTLRNIILFEADRQAAYELNRTPVRSIHEDSLFTGRSHEMAQIRDLLRPGDAEYVAPVVIHGLAGIGKSSLASHFAISEQDTLRPIFVDGSTKAGLLESLAVVSGVPASTSMSGDFGVSSTEIPPLIESSATLLIIDGVTDPSVVRGVIPRKSLTRIIITSTAHHIDEGFQYVALGAWTEEESKSFVAKSLPPELADNVSELLEHLAGHPLALSQAVNYCNSSRISLSEYIIRLESQSIELLSLGEASRHPISVAKAILLALAAVDEAGGQAGSLIRTLSFLSAEPIPVSFFAQEPIRPWVTNGHQKLRIKRFPWQKTKLPEWGGCADDESGWNSRIALWDNLQRDEAVTSLCKYALCRIDDGHLVVHPLVQLIIRAATKDKVPWIESAIGVLTGALMPAEEETRSEDIPMYRYTGHTRSAVRFALIEDLTGPAVIFTAVSVCEELLTLGDIDGAVNLATEIHQVGRRLIPQGFVTTTTFFRISQTLGSALAYQGAREEAIDVAMENISIVLHHYPDDLTSKMYAYTDLGRIACRLHDSGLAEMALKRIPDPTSEEDPQIAEVQIWTRLMTAHIKFRILLLLNRDEEASQVNLWCLRKITERQLSEDRNSISAAIYGDAAALALHRNNTGDRLQHQKAVVEQLANSVTRSVVYMENVLELADSYLDEANVAEATPLLEEVERFLATIPSGSDLLNSKYLSCRGRILLLSCQPGDKSLYRARQDMMQAIEIMDRIPNAAPLPATLLHLARTHSLMGDEQQALEIANRALQIDLDRYGPDHSETRMDEQIISVLPLEAMVARRFMRMNRRP, from the coding sequence ATGGGGAACCGGGAGAGCTCGAACAATCAGTCGGATGTACCAAGCCCCCTTAGAGGCATCCCAAAAGATCGAAAAAACACCGCCCCCGGAACACGGGCGCGCTTCGAATATCAAGACGAATGCGTTGCTCTATTCATTCTAGATCACCTCTCAGACGATCTAGAGGGAGTACTAATTGAGCACTCTACAGATGTAATCACCCTTCCCACATCCGGACTTCCCGAACTCGTCTCCATTAAGCATCGAGAAGCGAATCGATCAGGAGATTCCTCATGGAGCTGGTCGGCACTCAGAAAAGACAGCGTCCTTAAGGATCTCTACGATGCCTGGTGCGCGGCAGGACGGACCTGCACGGTCGCATTCTGGAGTAATGCCGGATTCTCCGGAACTGGACATGAAATTTGGCGCGTCTGCACGGGAGAAGCCAGCCCGGACGGCACCCTAATCGCCAAGCTAGCAAGCGCCCTTGGGGCAATTGCTTCCGACAGCGAGGAATTCCTTCGGCATCTAAATTTGCCAGCCACACCACTTCCCCGCCGCAATGAGATCAGCGATGTTGGGATCCGGAGAACCGCAAGTTACCTGGAAACGAACGGCCGTAACACCAAGTTCGCCGAGAATAGCTATAAGGCTCTGGTTAGAGCGATTGGCGAGACAGGTACTGAACTACCGCAATCGCGAAGCGGTACTTTCAGATCCATGAGCCCGACGATTCGGGATGACATAATAAACCGACCCGACGTCGAAGGATACTTGTCCGCAGATACACTACGAAACATTATTCTGTTCGAAGCCGACAGGCAGGCAGCATACGAATTAAATAGGACCCCTGTTCGCTCCATTCATGAGGACTCCCTATTCACCGGAAGGTCCCATGAGATGGCACAAATTCGCGACCTCTTGCGCCCTGGCGATGCCGAATATGTCGCGCCTGTCGTAATTCATGGACTCGCAGGAATCGGCAAAAGTTCGCTCGCATCTCATTTTGCAATATCCGAGCAGGACACTCTACGTCCGATCTTCGTGGACGGCAGCACTAAAGCAGGACTGCTTGAGTCTCTTGCCGTGGTATCTGGAGTTCCCGCGAGTACCTCCATGAGTGGCGATTTTGGCGTCTCCAGTACAGAAATTCCTCCGCTAATCGAGTCATCGGCCACTCTTCTAATTATCGACGGAGTGACGGACCCAAGCGTAGTTCGAGGTGTTATACCAAGAAAATCACTGACTCGAATAATCATCACTAGCACAGCGCATCATATCGACGAGGGCTTCCAATACGTTGCCCTAGGGGCGTGGACGGAAGAGGAATCGAAGTCCTTCGTCGCGAAGTCACTGCCGCCGGAACTCGCAGACAACGTCAGCGAACTCTTAGAGCATCTTGCTGGCCATCCTTTGGCCCTCAGCCAAGCGGTCAATTATTGCAATAGTTCACGCATCTCACTCAGCGAATACATCATCCGGCTAGAGTCCCAATCAATAGAACTTCTGAGCCTAGGTGAAGCGAGCAGGCACCCCATCAGCGTAGCCAAGGCAATCCTCCTTGCTTTGGCAGCAGTTGACGAGGCAGGCGGTCAGGCAGGCAGCCTAATTCGCACCCTTTCATTCCTCAGCGCCGAACCGATCCCCGTATCATTCTTTGCCCAAGAACCCATCCGCCCATGGGTAACAAACGGGCATCAAAAGTTGCGGATCAAAAGATTCCCATGGCAAAAAACCAAGCTTCCCGAATGGGGAGGGTGCGCAGATGACGAATCCGGCTGGAATTCCAGAATTGCCCTCTGGGATAATTTGCAACGGGATGAAGCGGTCACATCACTCTGTAAGTATGCGCTATGCAGGATCGATGACGGACACCTGGTAGTGCACCCTCTGGTCCAGCTAATCATCAGAGCGGCCACAAAGGACAAAGTCCCCTGGATCGAATCCGCGATCGGTGTACTAACCGGGGCGCTAATGCCTGCGGAGGAGGAAACCAGGTCCGAGGACATTCCAATGTACCGCTACACAGGCCACACTAGGTCGGCGGTCCGATTCGCATTGATAGAGGATCTTACTGGCCCAGCAGTGATTTTCACAGCCGTCTCCGTTTGCGAGGAGCTACTCACCCTCGGAGATATCGACGGGGCAGTAAACCTAGCTACTGAAATTCATCAAGTAGGCAGAAGGCTCATACCTCAAGGGTTCGTTACTACGACCACCTTCTTCAGGATATCGCAGACGCTGGGTAGCGCACTCGCATACCAGGGCGCCCGTGAAGAAGCAATCGACGTCGCGATGGAAAACATCTCCATTGTGTTGCACCACTATCCGGACGACCTTACGTCCAAGATGTACGCGTACACGGACCTAGGACGAATAGCCTGCCGCCTGCACGATAGCGGCCTTGCAGAGATGGCGCTCAAAAGGATCCCGGATCCAACTTCAGAGGAGGATCCGCAGATCGCAGAGGTCCAAATATGGACCCGCCTAATGACGGCTCACATCAAATTTAGAATTCTTCTCCTTCTAAACAGAGACGAAGAGGCGTCGCAGGTCAACCTGTGGTGCCTACGGAAGATCACCGAGAGGCAACTCAGTGAGGATCGAAATTCGATCTCAGCCGCTATATACGGTGACGCTGCCGCCCTTGCGCTCCATCGCAACAATACGGGAGATCGTCTTCAACACCAGAAGGCAGTTGTGGAGCAACTGGCAAATAGCGTTACCCGCAGCGTGGTCTACATGGAGAACGTACTCGAACTGGCCGACTCGTACCTAGACGAAGCGAACGTCGCGGAGGCAACCCCTCTCCTTGAAGAAGTGGAGCGTTTCCTCGCTACAATACCTAGCGGAAGCGATCTACTGAATTCAAAATACCTCTCCTGCCGTGGACGGATACTACTTCTTTCGTGTCAGCCTGGCGACAAATCGTTGTATCGAGCGAGGCAAGATATGATGCAAGCCATCGAGATAATGGACAGGATTCCTAACGCCGCGCCGCTACCGGCGACTCTCTTGCATTTGGCTCGGACGCATTCCCTAATGGGAGATGAACAACAGGCTCTCGAAATTGCAAACAGGGCACTCCAGATAGACCTCGATCGGTATGGCCCTGACCATAGCGAGACTCGGATGGACGAACAGATTATTTCCGTCCTTCCCCTCGAAGCTATGGTGGCACGAAGGTTCATGCGCATGAACCGGAGACCTTAG